The following proteins are encoded in a genomic region of Coffea eugenioides isolate CCC68of chromosome 6, Ceug_1.0, whole genome shotgun sequence:
- the LOC113774821 gene encoding BURP domain protein USPL1-like: protein MDSKALVSCVLLLHLLIVLGACDIIPKAKDSGTNAIRLQGMDANNPHRNDKTHHVAHVHEKKSMHDPSLSSSHMMHQMDPRATVFFVLDDLKLGKTLSILFPDGDPSPLSSPYLWPREQADAIPFSLAKLPQILQHFSFPQGSRKAQVMEHTLRACETKPMKGESKACATSYESLVDFARKILGLNTDIEVLSTHCLVKSNAARLQNYTITEAPKRISTLKMVGCHSMPYPFIVFGCHYQPGDNHLYRTVLSGENGDRVEATARCHMDTSQWSHDHVSFRVLGIEPGTAPVCHFFPAEDFVLVPSTSSI from the exons ATGGATTCCAAAgcacttgtttcttgtgttctCCTCCTTCATCTGTTGATTGTCCTG GGAGCCTGTGATATCATACCCAAGGCCAAGGATAGTGGTACTAATGCAATCAGGCTCCAGGGCATGGATGCTAATAATCCTCATCGAAATGATAAGACACATCATGTTGCTCACGTCCATGAAAAGAAGTCAATGCACGATCCTTCTCTTTCCTCATCCCACATGATGCATCAGATGGATCCAAGAGCAACCGTGTTTTTCGTTTTAGATGATCTCAAGTTAGGCAAAACATTGAGTATCCTTTTCCCTGACGGAGATCCTAGTCCTTTGTCCTCTCCTTATCTCTGGCCTAGAGAACAAGCCGATGCTATCCCCTTTTCATTGGCAAAACTCCCACAGATTCTTCAACACTTTTCATTCCCTCAAGGATCTCGCAAAGCCCAAGTGATGGAACATACACTCCGAGCTTGCGAGACTAAGCCTATGAAGGGAGAATCCAAGGCTTGTGCCACATCCTACGAGTCATTGGTAGATTTTGCACGAAAGATCTTGGGATTGAATACCGATATTGAAGTTTTATCAACGCATTGCCTCGTAAAATCTAATGCTGCTAGATTACAGAACTATACAATCACAGAAGCTCCTAAACGAATTTCAACTCTAAAGATGGTTGGCTGTCACAGCATGCCATATCCTTTCATAGTTTTCGGTTGCCACTATCAGCCGGGTGATAATCATTTATACAGGACTGTTCTATCTGGAGAGAATGGTGATAGGGTTGAAGCTACTGCAAGATGTCACATGGATACCTCCCAATGGAGCCATGATCACGTTTCCTTCCGAGTGCTTGGTATCGAACCGGGCACTGCCCCTGTTTGCCATTTCTTCCCGGCAGAGGACTTTGTATTGGTTCCATCTACTTCTTCAATCTAG
- the LOC113773912 gene encoding uncharacterized protein LOC113773912 has product MRSSVALVAFFSIALLACFTEARKDPRGILRPAAGPGAFTEQNEHLGSNTLKEFESKPGSILHADEPRSILPYHGRDANSKEEKPQMKDFESKPESFLILYRGDKANLQEGKPHMKDFESKPESLLFFYGGDKANLQEGKPYMKDFESKPESLLFFYGGDKANLQEGKPYMKDFESKPESFLILYNGDKANSQEGKLHI; this is encoded by the exons ATGCGTTCATCTGTTGCTCTCGTTGCGTTCTTTTCAATTGCCCTG CTTGCATGCTTCACGGAGGCAAGAAAGGACCCCAGGGGCATTTTGCGACCTGCTGCCGGTCCTGGTGCTTTTACTGAACAAAATGAGCACCTTGGGTCTAATACATTGAAAGAATTTGAGTCAAAGCCTGGATCCATTCTCCACGCAGATGAGCCTAGATCCATTCTCCCTTACCATGGTCGTGATGCTAATTCAAAGGAGGAGAAACCGCAAATGAAAGATTTTGAGTCAAAGCCTGAATCCTTTTTAATCCTTTACCGTGGTGACAAAGCTAACTTGCAGGAGGGAAAACCGCATATGAAAGATTTCGAGTCAAAGCCTGAATCCCTTTTATTCTTTTACGGTGGTGACAAAGCTAACTTGCAGGAGGGAAAACCGTATATGAAAGATTTCGAGTCAAAGCCTGAATCCCTTTTATTCTTTTACGGTGGTGACAAAGCTAACTTGCAGGAGGGAAAACCGTATATGAAAGATTTCGAGTCAAAGCCTGAATCCTTTTTGATCCTTTACAATGGTGACAAAGCTAATTCGCAGGAGGGAAAGCTACATATCTAA